A genomic segment from Peribacillus sp. ACCC06369 encodes:
- a CDS encoding bifunctional 3-deoxy-7-phosphoheptulonate synthase/chorismate mutase: protein MSNKELDGLRNQLDDVNIQLLHLINQRAELVQEIGRVKEKQGVNRYDPVRERTMLDLIEANHQGPLDLGSIKHIFKEIFKLGLELQKDDQKKTLLVSRKQKAEDTIIDIKGELVGNGIPSFVFGPCAVESYEQTAAVAEVIKAKGLKLMRGGAFKPRTSPYDFQGLGLEGLQILKRVADEYGLAVISEIVSANDIEAAIDHIDVIQIGARNMQNFDLLKAAGAVNKPVLLKRGLAATIEEFIHAAEYIMSQGNGNIILCERGIRTYEKATRNTLDISAVPILKQETHLPVMVDVTHSTGRRDLLLPTAKAALAIGADGVMAEVHPDPSVALSDSAQQMDFKQFDEFYDEIKRLNWVTV, encoded by the coding sequence ATGAGCAACAAAGAGCTTGATGGACTTCGTAATCAACTGGATGATGTGAACATTCAGTTATTACATCTTATTAATCAACGTGCTGAACTTGTACAGGAAATTGGTCGCGTTAAAGAAAAACAAGGTGTTAACCGTTACGATCCGGTCCGTGAAAGAACAATGTTGGATCTTATCGAAGCCAATCATCAAGGACCTCTTGATCTTGGTTCGATTAAACATATTTTCAAAGAAATCTTCAAATTGGGCTTGGAGCTTCAAAAAGATGATCAGAAGAAAACGCTTCTGGTATCAAGAAAACAAAAGGCTGAAGACACTATCATCGACATTAAAGGTGAATTAGTCGGTAACGGGATCCCTAGCTTCGTGTTCGGACCATGTGCCGTTGAATCTTATGAACAGACAGCTGCGGTGGCGGAAGTCATTAAAGCTAAAGGTTTGAAATTGATGCGCGGCGGTGCATTTAAGCCACGTACATCTCCATATGACTTCCAAGGACTTGGTTTGGAAGGCTTACAAATACTTAAACGTGTTGCTGATGAATACGGCTTGGCTGTCATCAGTGAAATCGTGAGTGCTAACGATATCGAAGCGGCGATCGATCATATCGATGTCATCCAAATCGGAGCACGCAACATGCAAAACTTTGACTTGCTAAAAGCGGCAGGTGCCGTAAATAAACCAGTTCTTTTAAAACGTGGACTTGCTGCAACGATTGAAGAGTTCATTCATGCAGCGGAATACATCATGTCACAGGGAAATGGCAACATAATCCTTTGTGAACGCGGTATCCGTACTTACGAAAAAGCAACAAGAAATACACTGGATATCTCCGCTGTACCGATCTTAAAACAAGAAACTCATTTACCGGTCATGGTTGATGTAACGCATTCCACTGGGCGTCGCGACCTCTTACTTCCGACGGCTAAAGCGGCTCTTGCAATCGGTGCTGACGGTGTAATGGCAGAAGTGCATCCGGATCCTTCCGTTGCTTTATCGGATTCTGCACAGCAAATGGACTTCAAACAATTTGATGAATTCTATGATGAAATTAAACGTTTGAACTGGGTAACTGTTTAA
- the ytxJ gene encoding bacillithiol system redox-active protein YtxJ: MTITKIEAEEQFNELLKEDTFLLFKHSVTCPVSAEAYEQYEKYILENEQLKTAYLAVQEARPLSNYVAETFDIKHQSPQAILFKSGKPAWNESHWRITYDSLSKAITE, translated from the coding sequence ATGACGATTACCAAGATTGAAGCAGAAGAACAATTCAATGAGCTTTTAAAAGAGGATACATTCCTACTTTTCAAGCATAGCGTAACATGCCCGGTCAGTGCTGAAGCATATGAACAATATGAGAAGTACATCTTGGAAAACGAACAACTTAAAACGGCCTATTTAGCCGTTCAGGAAGCTCGTCCACTATCCAATTATGTGGCAGAAACATTTGATATCAAACATCAATCACCTCAGGCCATCCTTTTTAAAAGTGGAAAACCGGCCTGGAATGAATCTCATTGGCGGATTACATATGATTCATTGAGCAAGGCCATTACTGAATGA
- a CDS encoding YtxH domain-containing protein yields the protein MTQKEFPAKDYQKSYEDERDSINSKDFMIGALIGGMIGAATALFMAPKTGKELRNDFNEQAKNISEKTEKLRQTAMEKGTVLADTAKEKTSSVTEIVSTKSSDIVNKVKSLKTGKENGNAADDTTNSSNKDIDVTGTSDSPIVSVETNFANGNDLENNPADPTSGNKNTAKLKLDETKKAFDETENNLKK from the coding sequence ATGACTCAAAAAGAATTTCCGGCAAAGGACTATCAGAAATCATATGAGGACGAACGCGACTCGATCAATTCTAAGGACTTTATGATTGGCGCCTTAATCGGCGGGATGATCGGAGCGGCTACAGCTTTGTTCATGGCTCCGAAAACAGGCAAGGAATTAAGGAATGATTTCAATGAACAAGCTAAAAACATTTCAGAGAAAACAGAAAAATTAAGACAAACCGCGATGGAAAAAGGAACAGTGCTTGCTGATACTGCAAAAGAAAAAACAAGCTCCGTCACAGAAATCGTTTCAACTAAATCTTCAGATATCGTCAATAAAGTGAAAAGCTTGAAAACGGGAAAAGAAAACGGCAACGCGGCTGATGATACGACAAATTCGAGCAATAAAGATATAGATGTAACGGGAACTTCCGATTCTCCTATCGTATCCGTTGAAACGAACTTTGCTAACGGCAACGACCTGGAAAATAACCCTGCCGATCCAACAAGCGGTAACAAGAATACGGCAAAATTAAAACTCGATGAAACGAAAAAGGCATTTGATGAAACAGAGAATAACCTTAAAAAATAA
- a CDS encoding DUF948 domain-containing protein — protein MEIILYVSAAVAAIAFLVLVIFLTKVLTSLQTTLDSVARTLTGLESQMQGITLETTQLLHKTNTLAEDLQQKSENLNTVVDAVKDVGTSISSFNSSIQKVSHKVQAEIDNNQERISQIVQWSNVAMEIRDKWKTRSKQAAPTPTERAELEREALETDNLPKKRFLRSRS, from the coding sequence ATGGAGATTATTTTATACGTAAGTGCTGCTGTTGCAGCGATAGCTTTCCTGGTCCTTGTTATTTTCCTGACAAAGGTACTGACATCACTTCAAACAACCCTGGACAGTGTGGCCCGGACGCTGACAGGACTAGAGAGCCAAATGCAGGGCATAACGCTCGAAACTACCCAGCTATTACATAAAACGAATACGTTGGCTGAAGACTTGCAGCAAAAGTCAGAAAACCTGAACACAGTGGTGGATGCCGTGAAGGATGTAGGTACATCCATCTCTAGCTTCAATTCTTCCATCCAAAAGGTTTCTCATAAAGTACAGGCTGAGATTGATAATAATCAAGAACGAATCTCACAAATTGTACAATGGAGTAATGTAGCCATGGAGATTAGGGACAAATGGAAAACCAGAAGCAAACAGGCTGCCCCGACCCCAACTGAAAGGGCGGAGTTAGAAAGGGAAGCACTGGAAACAGATAACCTACCTAAAAAAAGGTTTTTACGTTCTAGATCTTAA
- a CDS encoding aminopeptidase, whose translation MKDPRIETLAKNLINYSVKLQKGERILIENFGLQRELVNALVNEAYAAGGYPFVLLKDHQVDRALLMGAKEEQYKMMGEFEANVMNQMDAYIGLRAGDNINEQSDVPSEKMAIHGQTVGKVHRNIRVPKTKWVVLRYPTNSMAQLAKMSTEAFEDFYFEVCNLDYGKMSAAMDNLVELMDKTDKVRLTGPGTDLTFSIKDIKAIKCAGELNIPDGEVYTAPVKDSINGVISYNTPSPYQGFTFENVKLTFKDGKIVEAVANDTERINKIFDTDEGARYVGEFAIGVNPYILHPMQDILFDEKIDGSFHFTPGQCYDDAFNGNHSDIHWDLVNIQRPEYGGGEIHFDDVLIRKDGRFVLPELDNLNPENLK comes from the coding sequence ATGAAAGATCCCAGAATTGAAACATTGGCCAAAAACTTAATCAATTACTCAGTAAAACTTCAAAAAGGTGAAAGAATCTTGATCGAAAACTTTGGATTGCAGCGTGAACTTGTTAACGCGCTTGTGAATGAAGCCTATGCAGCAGGTGGTTACCCATTCGTCCTTTTAAAGGATCACCAAGTGGATCGTGCCTTGTTGATGGGTGCCAAAGAAGAACAGTACAAGATGATGGGTGAGTTTGAAGCAAACGTAATGAACCAGATGGATGCCTATATCGGGCTTCGTGCCGGGGATAATATCAATGAACAATCCGATGTCCCTTCAGAAAAGATGGCGATTCATGGACAGACAGTCGGTAAAGTACATAGAAATATCCGCGTGCCAAAAACAAAATGGGTCGTTCTTCGCTACCCGACAAATTCGATGGCCCAATTAGCCAAAATGAGCACAGAAGCATTCGAAGACTTTTATTTCGAAGTCTGCAACCTCGACTATGGCAAAATGAGCGCAGCAATGGACAACCTTGTTGAATTGATGGATAAAACGGATAAGGTCCGCTTAACTGGGCCCGGTACGGACTTAACCTTTTCCATCAAAGACATTAAAGCCATCAAATGTGCAGGTGAGCTGAACATTCCTGACGGTGAAGTATATACGGCTCCAGTTAAAGATTCCATCAATGGAGTGATTTCGTATAATACTCCGTCCCCTTATCAGGGTTTTACTTTTGAAAACGTGAAGTTAACATTCAAGGATGGAAAAATCGTTGAAGCGGTCGCGAATGATACGGAACGCATCAACAAAATTTTTGATACTGACGAAGGCGCACGATATGTCGGTGAATTTGCAATTGGTGTAAATCCTTATATTCTACATCCGATGCAAGATATCCTCTTTGATGAAAAAATTGATGGAAGTTTTCATTTCACTCCCGGACAATGTTATGATGATGCCTTTAACGGAAATCATTCAGACATTCACTGGGACCTGGTCAATATTCAACGCCCTGAATATGGCGGCGGGGAAATCCATTTTGATGACGTCTTGATACGTAAGGACGGACGCTTCGTTTTACCGGAATTGGATAATTTAAATCCAGAAAATTTAAAATAA
- the murC gene encoding UDP-N-acetylmuramate--L-alanine ligase, with product MTAYHFVGIKGSGMSALAQILHDMNIEVQGSDYEKEFFTQLALEKAGIKILPFNEENIQTGMTIIAGNAFPDSHPEIVKAKELGLPIIRYHRFLGDFMKNFISVAVTGAHGKTSTTGLLAHVMGGAKPTSFLIGDGTGKGIANSDYFVFEACEYRRHFLSYYPDYAIMTNIDFDHPDYYANVEDVFEAFQTMALQVNKGIIACGDDEHLPHIQAKVPVIFYGFAEGNDFQAKNVSVTPDGTTFDVHVRNNYYDTFTIPTFGKHNVLNALGVIALCKYENLDTEAVKAQLRTFGGVKRRFSEKEIGSQIIIDDYAHHPTEISATVDSARQKYPEREVVAVFQPHTFSRTQAFLDEFADSLNLADKVYLCEIFGSARENQGKLSIEDLQDKIPGAELITENTTSILQKHENSVVLFMGAGDIQKFQAAYEHSLQVK from the coding sequence ATGACTGCTTACCATTTTGTGGGAATTAAAGGGTCGGGTATGAGTGCTCTTGCACAAATACTGCATGATATGAATATTGAAGTGCAGGGTTCCGATTACGAAAAAGAATTTTTTACACAATTGGCATTAGAAAAAGCCGGGATTAAAATCCTTCCTTTTAACGAGGAAAATATTCAAACTGGAATGACCATCATTGCAGGAAATGCGTTTCCGGATAGTCATCCGGAAATCGTGAAGGCAAAGGAACTTGGTTTGCCGATCATCCGTTATCACCGTTTCCTAGGTGATTTCATGAAAAACTTTATCAGCGTGGCCGTTACGGGAGCGCATGGTAAAACATCGACGACCGGTTTATTGGCCCATGTAATGGGGGGCGCTAAACCGACATCCTTCTTGATTGGGGATGGAACGGGTAAGGGAATCGCGAATTCTGATTACTTCGTATTCGAAGCATGTGAATATCGCCGTCATTTCCTTTCATATTATCCGGATTATGCAATCATGACGAATATCGATTTTGATCATCCTGATTACTACGCCAATGTCGAAGACGTGTTCGAGGCTTTCCAAACGATGGCCCTTCAAGTCAACAAAGGCATTATTGCGTGCGGGGATGATGAGCATTTACCACATATTCAGGCAAAAGTACCGGTTATTTTTTACGGATTTGCAGAAGGAAATGATTTTCAAGCGAAAAATGTTTCCGTCACTCCGGATGGCACCACTTTTGATGTGCACGTAAGGAACAATTACTATGATACATTCACTATTCCTACTTTTGGAAAGCATAATGTGTTGAATGCACTTGGTGTCATTGCACTTTGTAAATATGAAAACTTGGATACGGAAGCTGTGAAAGCCCAATTGCGGACTTTTGGCGGAGTTAAACGCCGGTTCTCCGAAAAGGAAATCGGAAGTCAGATCATCATTGATGATTATGCGCATCATCCGACTGAAATTTCGGCAACTGTTGACTCTGCTCGTCAAAAGTATCCAGAGCGTGAAGTTGTAGCGGTATTCCAGCCGCATACTTTCTCGAGAACGCAAGCATTCCTGGATGAATTCGCCGACAGTTTGAATTTGGCCGACAAAGTATACTTATGTGAAATTTTTGGATCTGCTCGTGAAAATCAAGGGAAATTATCGATTGAGGATCTTCAAGATAAAATTCCCGGTGCCGAGCTGATTACGGAGAACACAACATCAATATTGCAAAAACATGAAAACAGTGTCGTGTTATTCATGGGTGCGGGGGACATTCAAAAATTCCAAGCAGCCTACGAGCATTCACTGCAGGTAAAATAA